A genomic window from Halogeometricum borinquense DSM 11551 includes:
- a CDS encoding NAD(P)/FAD-dependent oxidoreductase gives MHIVIVGGGVVGLSCAHALAERDANVTVCEAGTLGGGSTGRAAGGIRMQFSTPVNVDLSVASVPVWESFEERFGVDIDYRKNGYLFLAREAETADDFESNVEMQTARGVPSRTLSPADAAELCPELHTEEFVAATYCPEDGVADPHSAVQGYSQAVTDAGVDVRTNTPVTGLDREENENRWRVETPDETLTADYIVNAAGAWARRVGRFADVELPIAPRRRQAAVVEPERELDAMHPLTIDLDSGAYFRPEREGTALVGGHFADSDPDVDPDDFSESADLDWTIEAVERAADVAGYFGPETRVRNGWAGLYAVTPDHHAVVDEVRPGFVVAAGFSGHGFQHAPATGQCVAELCLDGAASHVDISSLSLDRFEGDETGLVERNVA, from the coding sequence ATGCACATCGTAATCGTCGGCGGGGGCGTCGTCGGACTCTCATGCGCGCACGCACTCGCCGAGCGCGACGCGAACGTGACCGTCTGCGAGGCCGGAACACTCGGTGGCGGCAGTACCGGACGGGCGGCCGGTGGGATTCGAATGCAGTTCTCGACGCCCGTGAACGTTGATCTCTCCGTCGCCAGTGTTCCCGTTTGGGAGTCGTTCGAGGAGCGATTCGGCGTCGATATCGACTATCGGAAGAACGGGTATCTGTTCCTCGCGCGCGAGGCCGAGACCGCTGACGACTTCGAGTCAAACGTCGAGATGCAGACCGCTCGGGGTGTTCCAAGTCGCACCCTCTCACCGGCGGACGCAGCCGAACTCTGTCCTGAACTCCACACCGAGGAGTTCGTGGCGGCGACGTACTGCCCCGAGGACGGCGTCGCGGACCCGCACTCGGCGGTACAGGGCTACTCGCAAGCCGTGACTGACGCGGGCGTGGACGTGCGGACGAACACACCCGTGACCGGCCTCGACCGCGAGGAGAACGAGAACCGCTGGCGCGTCGAGACACCGGACGAGACGCTGACGGCCGACTACATCGTGAACGCCGCCGGAGCGTGGGCACGACGTGTCGGACGATTCGCCGACGTGGAGTTACCCATCGCACCGCGCCGCCGACAGGCCGCCGTCGTCGAACCCGAACGGGAACTCGACGCGATGCACCCGCTCACCATCGACCTCGATAGCGGCGCGTACTTCCGACCCGAACGCGAGGGAACAGCACTCGTCGGCGGCCACTTCGCTGACTCAGACCCCGACGTTGATCCCGACGACTTCTCGGAGTCGGCTGACTTGGACTGGACCATCGAAGCGGTCGAACGCGCCGCGGACGTTGCGGGCTACTTCGGTCCCGAGACGCGCGTCCGAAACGGCTGGGCGGGTCTGTACGCGGTCACCCCTGACCACCACGCCGTCGTGGACGAGGTTCGACCGGGTTTCGTCGTCGCTGCCGGATTTTCAGGGCACGGCTTCCAACACGCGCCCGCGACGGGCCAGTGTGTTGCGGAACTGTGTCTCGACGGCGCGGCGTCCCACGTGGATATCTCGTCGCTGTCGCTGGACCGGTTCGAGGGCGACGAGACGGGATTGGTCGAACGAAACGTGGCCTGA
- the pheS gene encoding phenylalanine--tRNA ligase subunit alpha: protein MKLPESQVAVLNAASATDATTIGSLAEETGLKPETVTQAAFELRDDGYVTVEEREEVEYELTEEGRQYVEDGLPEVRLYRAAVDAGATADPVQMGQVIGASGLGGPEVDIALANFGRKGYGSIDSGELAADADADAENDPESTVLTTLADGEAVEDADEETLDQLVSRNLVERHEETVRSVTLTDDGVTLLMEGVETAETVDRLTPEMLTSGEWEDVEFTEYNVEADAPEVRTGKTHILRQTADRVKDVLVGMGFQEMEGPHADADFWINDCLFMPQDHPARTHWDRFALDVPPIEDVPEDLVDRVEDAHRNGVGPDGDGYHSPWSEDFARAIALRGHTTSLSMRYLSGHEVGDLESPQRYFSVEKVYRNDTLDPTHLLEFYQIEGWVMADDLSVRDLMGTFEEFYEQFGITDIQFKPHYNPYTEPSFELFGRHPETGELIEIGNSGMFRDEVLEPLGVECDVMAWGLALERLLMLMYGFDDIRDVHGTMSDLELLREVEVLR, encoded by the coding sequence ATGAAACTACCCGAATCACAGGTCGCGGTGTTGAACGCCGCGAGTGCGACAGATGCAACGACTATCGGCAGTCTCGCCGAGGAGACGGGGCTGAAACCGGAGACGGTGACGCAGGCCGCCTTCGAACTCCGGGACGACGGCTACGTCACCGTCGAAGAACGCGAGGAAGTCGAATACGAACTGACCGAGGAGGGCCGCCAATACGTCGAGGACGGCCTTCCCGAGGTTCGACTCTACCGCGCGGCCGTGGACGCCGGCGCGACGGCCGACCCAGTCCAGATGGGGCAGGTCATCGGCGCGTCCGGCCTTGGCGGCCCCGAAGTGGACATCGCCCTTGCCAACTTCGGCCGGAAGGGCTACGGCTCTATCGACAGCGGTGAACTCGCCGCCGACGCGGACGCCGATGCCGAGAATGACCCCGAATCGACGGTTCTGACGACGCTTGCGGACGGTGAGGCGGTCGAAGACGCTGACGAGGAGACACTCGACCAACTCGTCTCGCGGAACCTCGTCGAACGCCACGAGGAGACGGTTCGTTCTGTCACTCTCACCGACGACGGCGTCACGCTCCTCATGGAGGGTGTCGAGACGGCGGAGACGGTGGACCGTCTCACGCCCGAGATGCTCACTTCCGGTGAGTGGGAGGACGTGGAGTTCACCGAGTACAACGTCGAAGCCGACGCACCTGAGGTACGAACCGGGAAGACACACATCCTGCGGCAGACCGCAGACAGAGTCAAAGACGTACTCGTCGGCATGGGCTTTCAGGAAATGGAAGGCCCGCACGCCGACGCAGACTTCTGGATCAACGACTGTCTGTTCATGCCGCAGGACCATCCGGCACGGACCCACTGGGACCGCTTCGCCCTCGATGTACCGCCTATCGAGGACGTGCCCGAGGACCTCGTAGACCGGGTCGAAGACGCCCATCGGAACGGTGTCGGCCCGGACGGCGACGGCTACCACTCGCCGTGGTCCGAGGACTTCGCACGCGCGATTGCCCTTCGCGGTCACACCACGTCGCTGTCGATGCGCTATCTCTCGGGACACGAAGTCGGCGACCTCGAATCGCCGCAGCGGTACTTCTCCGTCGAGAAAGTGTACCGTAACGACACACTGGACCCGACGCACCTGCTCGAATTCTACCAGATCGAGGGCTGGGTGATGGCCGATGATCTGTCCGTCCGCGACCTGATGGGGACGTTCGAGGAGTTCTACGAGCAGTTCGGAATCACGGACATCCAGTTCAAACCGCACTACAACCCCTACACGGAGCCGTCGTTCGAGCTGTTCGGACGGCACCCCGAGACGGGTGAACTCATCGAAATCGGTAATTCGGGTATGTTCCGCGACGAGGTACTCGAACCGCTGGGCGTCGAGTGTGACGTGATGGCGTGGGGCCTCGCCTTGGAACGCCTCTTGATGCTTATGTACGGCTTCGACGACATCCGCGACGTGCACGGAACGATGAGCGATCTCGAACTCCTCCGCGAAGTGGAGGTGCTTCGATAA
- a CDS encoding tRNA ligase subunit PheS family protein: MPVVDVHPDELRDLTGHEEKSDEEFKDDLFALGLEFEGETEDGAFQLEFGPDRLDRLSVEGVARSLRYQYGDARGVYVPKTNDPDFTFVVDEDVPDERPYVTGAVIRGVDLDDDALDSLIQLQEKLHATMGRKRAKGAIGIHDLTMLKGDALSEDSDGNSITYTGIDPEGDTFVPLDADAEMTPARVLEEHPTGQTYADLVSEYERYPAIYDELGLFSFPPVINGRRTEVTTDSRELLVELTGTDQWTIDRMCNIICYALDARGATIEAVEVEYPDGTYVRPDFEVETKHVSHDRIETMLGVDLEPREVVDLFERSGLDADADDGADAGDGSDTTEAGGENATDAESDDLVYEVSIPPYRVDVLHPLDLVDDVGRAYGFNELQPRYPNVGTVGGRHERSRLEDAARNSLVGLGFEDMLNFHMTSEEEVYDRMGIEAGSEVLGGGDTAEITGPYSEDYTILRTWALPSLMMVLENNTHRAYPQDLAEIGLVAERDDSVNTRVDERRHVAGVLARHDATFEDAKARLQSLCRDFGAELKTPATDHPSFIDGRAASVVVDGENVGVVGEIHPRVLVEHDLELPVAAFEFDLDALR; encoded by the coding sequence ATGCCGGTCGTTGACGTTCATCCCGACGAACTGCGGGACCTGACCGGTCACGAAGAGAAGTCTGACGAGGAGTTCAAAGACGACCTGTTCGCCCTCGGACTGGAGTTCGAAGGCGAGACCGAAGACGGCGCGTTCCAACTAGAGTTCGGTCCCGACAGACTCGACCGCCTCTCCGTCGAAGGCGTCGCCCGGTCGCTTCGTTACCAGTACGGCGACGCACGCGGCGTCTACGTGCCGAAGACGAACGATCCCGACTTCACGTTCGTCGTTGACGAAGACGTTCCAGACGAACGGCCGTACGTCACCGGCGCCGTCATCCGCGGCGTGGACTTAGACGACGACGCTCTCGACTCGCTCATCCAATTGCAGGAGAAACTGCACGCGACGATGGGCCGAAAGCGCGCGAAAGGCGCTATCGGCATCCACGACCTGACGATGCTGAAGGGTGATGCCCTGAGCGAAGACTCCGACGGTAACTCTATCACCTACACGGGTATCGACCCCGAGGGCGACACGTTCGTCCCGCTCGATGCCGACGCGGAGATGACGCCCGCGCGAGTCCTCGAAGAACACCCGACTGGCCAGACGTACGCCGACCTCGTGTCCGAGTACGAACGCTATCCGGCCATCTACGACGAACTCGGTCTGTTCTCGTTCCCGCCAGTCATCAACGGCCGCCGGACCGAGGTTACGACCGACTCGCGGGAACTCCTCGTCGAACTCACCGGCACGGACCAGTGGACGATCGACCGGATGTGCAACATCATCTGCTACGCCCTCGACGCGCGCGGCGCGACGATCGAGGCGGTCGAAGTCGAGTATCCCGACGGGACCTATGTCCGTCCCGACTTCGAGGTGGAGACGAAGCACGTCTCGCACGACCGCATCGAGACGATGCTCGGCGTTGATCTCGAACCACGCGAGGTCGTTGACTTGTTCGAACGTTCCGGCCTCGATGCGGACGCCGACGACGGTGCCGACGCAGGCGACGGAAGCGACACCACCGAGGCGGGTGGCGAGAACGCGACCGATGCCGAGAGCGACGACCTCGTCTACGAGGTGTCGATTCCGCCGTATCGCGTGGACGTGCTCCATCCGCTCGACCTCGTGGACGACGTGGGCCGTGCGTACGGATTCAACGAACTCCAACCGCGCTACCCCAACGTGGGCACGGTCGGCGGGCGACACGAACGCTCCCGTCTGGAAGACGCCGCCCGCAACTCGCTCGTCGGACTGGGCTTCGAGGACATGCTCAATTTCCACATGACGAGCGAGGAGGAGGTGTACGACCGGATGGGCATCGAAGCCGGATCAGAGGTCCTTGGCGGCGGCGACACCGCGGAGATAACCGGTCCGTACAGCGAGGACTACACCATCCTCCGGACGTGGGCGCTTCCCTCGCTGATGATGGTGCTGGAAAACAACACCCACCGCGCGTACCCGCAGGACCTCGCCGAAATCGGTCTGGTTGCCGAACGCGACGACTCAGTGAACACGCGCGTGGACGAACGGCGGCACGTCGCGGGCGTCCTCGCACGTCACGATGCGACGTTCGAGGACGCGAAGGCACGTCTCCAGTCGCTCTGCCGCGACTTCGGTGCGGAACTGAAGACGCCAGCGACCGATCACCCATCGTTTATCGACGGCCGTGCGGCGAGCGTCGTCGTGGACGGTGAAAACGTGGGCGTCGTCGGTGAGATTCACCCCCGCGTCCTCGTGGAACACGACCTCGAACTCCCCGTCGCGGCGTTCGAGTTCGACCTCGACGCGCTCCGCTAG
- a CDS encoding trans-sulfuration enzyme family protein, with amino-acid sequence MNDSDYQFETLAVTHGERQRPAEGVEDVAVPVHLASTFAVPEIDPDASLESLDPDAGEYLYSRLSNPTRNALEHRIAALCGGDHALAFASGTAAIVTAISAAVQPGDHIVAFDDLYGGTKSMLSDLFEDRLNVSVSLVDARDTDTVAAAMREETSLVWMETPTNPLLRLCDIEAIAAIADEYGATFGVDNTFVGPHFQRPLELGADVVVHSTTKYLNGHSDSIGGALATNDEAYAEEMTFLQRVGMGNMLAPFDAYLTLRGLKTLPLRMEKHASNAQAVAEFLADHPAVEAVHYPGLESHPQHDLASRQMSGYGGVLSIELDTDLDGVARFVAALEHFPLAVSLGGVESLIEHPASMTHSPLSQEERDMLGITDSLLRLSVGVEHEADLLSDLSDALDVI; translated from the coding sequence ATGAATGATTCTGATTACCAGTTTGAAACACTCGCGGTGACGCACGGCGAACGTCAACGTCCTGCCGAGGGTGTCGAGGACGTGGCTGTGCCCGTCCACCTCGCCTCGACGTTCGCGGTGCCCGAGATCGACCCCGATGCGTCGCTGGAGTCGCTCGATCCCGACGCGGGCGAGTATCTCTACTCACGTCTCTCGAACCCGACGCGGAATGCGCTCGAACACCGTATCGCCGCGCTCTGTGGGGGCGATCACGCACTCGCATTCGCCTCGGGAACCGCAGCCATCGTGACCGCTATCTCGGCCGCCGTCCAACCCGGCGACCACATCGTCGCCTTCGATGACCTGTACGGCGGTACGAAGTCGATGCTCTCCGATCTTTTCGAGGATCGACTGAACGTCAGCGTCTCGCTCGTCGATGCGCGCGACACCGACACTGTCGCTGCCGCGATGCGCGAGGAGACATCGCTCGTCTGGATGGAGACGCCGACGAATCCGCTTCTCAGACTCTGTGACATCGAGGCTATCGCCGCTATCGCCGACGAATACGGAGCGACGTTCGGCGTAGACAACACGTTCGTCGGCCCGCACTTCCAGCGACCGCTCGAACTCGGCGCGGACGTGGTCGTCCACTCGACGACGAAGTACCTGAACGGTCACTCCGATTCTATCGGTGGGGCGCTGGCGACGAACGACGAGGCGTACGCCGAGGAAATGACGTTCCTCCAGCGCGTCGGGATGGGGAACATGCTCGCGCCGTTCGACGCGTACCTCACTCTGCGCGGACTGAAGACGCTCCCGCTTCGGATGGAGAAACACGCCTCGAACGCGCAGGCTGTTGCGGAGTTCCTCGCAGACCACCCAGCGGTCGAAGCGGTCCACTATCCGGGACTAGAATCACACCCGCAACACGACCTCGCCTCCCGGCAGATGTCGGGCTACGGCGGCGTCCTCTCTATCGAACTGGATACGGATTTAGACGGCGTCGCACGGTTCGTCGCCGCACTTGAACACTTCCCGCTGGCGGTCAGTCTCGGCGGCGTCGAGTCGCTCATCGAACATCCGGCCTCGATGACCCACTCACCGCTCTCGCAGGAAGAACGGGACATGCTCGGAATCACCGATAGTCTCCTGCGTCTCTCTGTCGGCGTCGAACACGAAGCAGACTTGCTCTCGGACCTTTCGGACGCCCTCGACGTTATCTGA
- a CDS encoding valine--tRNA ligase, with the protein MPSGEYDPETVEAKWQDRWVDEDTYSYDDSAVDADTAFSIDSPPPTVSGSLHWGHAYGFTLQDFVARFNRMRGKEVFFPFGFDDNGIASERLTEDELDVRHQDYDRREFQEMCREVCEQYEAEFTEKMQNLGISIDWDQTYQTISPEVQRASQLSFIELYDDGREYRQRAPAIWCPECETAISQVETEDDEQGSHFHDIEFEVVDSEEEFVISTTRPELLPACVAVFVHPDDEENQHLVGEEARIPLFGQEVPIIEDERVDLETGSGIVMCCTFGDQTDIEWYQAHNLDLRIAIDESGTLTDVAGEYEGLSSEEAREAIVSDLDDDGALLDKRAITHTVNVHERCGTGVEFLVKDQWYVELLDKTDEYLEAGREMDWYPEKMFTRYKNWIEGLQWDWSISRQRSSGIPFPVWYCDDCEHVVVAERENLPVDPLSDDPPVDTCPECDHDEFVPEDDVFDTWATSSLTPLINAGWDWDEDAEEIVIDREELYPFDVRPQGHDIISFWLFHTVVKCYEHTGEVPFDSVMINGMVLDENREKMSKSKGNVVSPDEVMSKYPVDAARYWAAGSAVGDDLPYSEKGLRAGEKLLRKLWNASKLVDSLSEDAPESFDHDDLKQIDRWLLASLDREIEHVTEKLQNREFSKARDDLRSFFWNTFCDDYLEIAKQRVRESDDESAKYTLRTAHRRFLKLFAPILAHVTEELWREMHEETSVHRASWPEPLGLEADFEAGETAMAVVGALRKYKSDNQLSMNAPIDLVQVYGDVQDFEADISGVMHVEEMETLAEEPQIESVVTGVDLDYSLVGPEFGAQVPDIEAALEAEEYEVGDGHLHAAGVELAPEMFTIEEERKYMGDGEMLEAGDAVVIVQHEN; encoded by the coding sequence ATGCCGAGTGGAGAATACGACCCGGAGACGGTCGAAGCGAAGTGGCAAGATAGGTGGGTCGATGAGGACACGTACTCGTACGACGACAGCGCGGTAGACGCCGACACTGCCTTCTCTATCGACTCGCCGCCGCCGACGGTCTCGGGGAGTCTCCACTGGGGTCACGCCTACGGGTTCACCCTTCAGGACTTCGTCGCTCGGTTCAACCGCATGCGCGGGAAAGAGGTGTTCTTCCCGTTCGGGTTCGACGACAACGGCATCGCCTCCGAGCGACTGACCGAGGACGAACTCGACGTGCGCCACCAGGACTACGACCGGCGCGAGTTCCAAGAGATGTGCCGAGAGGTGTGCGAACAGTATGAGGCCGAGTTCACCGAGAAGATGCAGAATCTCGGTATCTCGATCGACTGGGACCAAACGTACCAGACCATCTCGCCGGAGGTCCAACGCGCCTCGCAGCTCTCCTTTATCGAACTGTACGACGACGGCCGCGAGTACCGCCAGCGCGCCCCGGCTATCTGGTGCCCTGAGTGCGAGACGGCAATCTCGCAGGTCGAAACGGAAGACGACGAACAGGGCAGTCACTTCCACGATATCGAGTTCGAGGTTGTCGATAGCGAGGAAGAATTCGTCATCTCCACGACGCGGCCGGAACTGCTCCCCGCCTGCGTCGCCGTCTTCGTCCATCCCGACGACGAGGAGAACCAGCACTTGGTCGGCGAAGAGGCGCGAATCCCCCTCTTCGGACAGGAAGTTCCGATTATCGAGGACGAGCGCGTCGATCTCGAAACCGGGTCCGGGATCGTCATGTGCTGTACCTTCGGTGACCAGACAGACATCGAGTGGTACCAAGCGCACAATCTCGACCTCCGAATCGCTATCGACGAATCCGGGACGCTCACCGACGTTGCGGGCGAATACGAAGGACTCTCCTCCGAAGAAGCGCGCGAGGCCATCGTCTCGGACCTCGATGACGACGGCGCACTCCTCGACAAGCGCGCGATTACCCACACGGTCAACGTCCACGAACGCTGTGGCACGGGCGTCGAGTTCCTCGTCAAAGATCAGTGGTACGTCGAACTGCTCGATAAGACCGACGAGTACCTCGAAGCGGGCCGCGAGATGGACTGGTACCCCGAAAAGATGTTCACGCGGTACAAAAACTGGATCGAGGGTCTGCAGTGGGACTGGTCCATCTCCCGACAGCGCTCCTCGGGTATCCCGTTCCCGGTCTGGTACTGCGACGACTGCGAACACGTCGTCGTCGCGGAACGCGAAAACCTACCGGTTGACCCACTCTCGGACGACCCGCCGGTCGATACCTGTCCGGAGTGTGACCACGACGAGTTCGTCCCCGAAGACGACGTGTTCGACACGTGGGCGACCTCCTCTTTGACTCCGCTCATCAACGCCGGTTGGGACTGGGACGAAGACGCAGAAGAGATCGTCATCGACCGGGAAGAACTGTATCCGTTCGATGTGCGCCCGCAGGGCCACGACATCATCTCGTTCTGGCTGTTCCACACGGTCGTCAAATGCTACGAACACACCGGCGAGGTGCCGTTCGACAGCGTGATGATAAACGGGATGGTCCTCGACGAGAACCGCGAGAAGATGTCGAAGTCGAAGGGCAACGTCGTCTCGCCGGACGAAGTCATGTCGAAGTACCCCGTGGACGCCGCACGCTACTGGGCCGCGGGCTCCGCCGTCGGCGACGACCTGCCGTACTCCGAGAAAGGCCTCCGCGCCGGCGAGAAACTGCTTCGCAAACTCTGGAACGCGTCGAAACTAGTCGATAGTCTCAGTGAAGACGCCCCCGAGTCGTTCGACCACGACGACCTGAAGCAGATCGACCGGTGGCTTCTCGCGTCTCTCGACCGCGAAATCGAACACGTCACCGAGAAACTGCAGAACCGCGAGTTCTCGAAGGCCCGCGACGACCTGCGGAGTTTCTTCTGGAACACGTTCTGTGACGACTACCTCGAAATCGCCAAACAGCGCGTCCGCGAGAGCGACGACGAGTCGGCGAAGTACACGCTCCGCACCGCGCACCGACGCTTCCTGAAGCTGTTTGCGCCTATCCTCGCGCACGTTACCGAGGAACTCTGGCGCGAGATGCACGAGGAAACCAGCGTCCACCGCGCGTCGTGGCCCGAACCACTCGGACTCGAAGCCGACTTCGAGGCGGGCGAGACGGCGATGGCGGTCGTCGGCGCACTCCGCAAGTACAAGAGCGACAACCAGTTGTCGATGAACGCGCCCATCGACCTCGTGCAGGTGTACGGCGACGTGCAGGACTTCGAGGCGGACATCAGCGGCGTCATGCACGTCGAGGAGATGGAGACCTTAGCGGAAGAACCGCAGATCGAGTCGGTCGTTACCGGCGTTGACCTCGACTACTCGCTCGTCGGACCGGAGTTCGGCGCGCAGGTGCCCGACATCGAGGCGGCACTCGAAGCCGAGGAGTACGAGGTCGGAGACGGCCACCTCCACGCTGCGGGCGTCGAACTCGCCCCCGAGATGTTCACCATCGAAGAAGAGCGTAAGTACATGGGCGACGGCGAAATGCTCGAAGCGGGCGACGCCGTCGTCATCGTCCAGCACGAGAACTGA
- a CDS encoding DUF6498-containing protein, giving the protein MRRPSIHDSGVLAVLASNAVAPLGIFFLGWSTTVLFGVFIAEIAVVLFWSMVKMPFAAKRPNNALGERGLFGPLQTKRGSTSLPGPLPPVYLRNVPSVVIAAFLLAPLELAVALGVFGLADPTITDETGGRILVGGLSVFIGHGIEMAAHYFGNGEYRNHSPRSLLLLPFKQLFAVAILLFAAIPFEESPGSDAFVAVVVAGKFLYDLRTLQLEHDDDKRGIFYRLYGSEETEILPVPVSEPTGEPVHCDRTNRWVAVADALYRGVRYTFTSVVLLFYAIAAALALFGGDLVVVLIPITVAGVFAGVKAISRYLRYGTVEYRCYGDVLVVYDTLLDEPQARLERGAVTDLTITTDAVDRLFGTETMAFDTDEDDSPDVQLTVPDPAEINGDDANENHPLTYPHVENPEAVADAFGVAWRLTSESDERR; this is encoded by the coding sequence GTGCGACGTCCCTCCATCCATGACTCCGGAGTGCTTGCGGTGCTCGCGTCCAACGCAGTAGCACCGCTCGGAATCTTCTTTCTCGGGTGGTCAACGACTGTTCTCTTCGGCGTGTTTATCGCCGAAATCGCGGTCGTCCTGTTCTGGTCGATGGTGAAGATGCCATTCGCGGCCAAGCGCCCGAACAACGCCCTCGGTGAGCGAGGACTGTTCGGTCCGCTACAGACCAAGCGCGGTTCGACGTCGCTGCCCGGACCGCTTCCGCCGGTCTATCTCCGGAATGTGCCGAGCGTCGTCATCGCCGCCTTCCTCCTTGCTCCGTTGGAGTTGGCGGTCGCACTCGGAGTGTTTGGGCTGGCCGATCCAACCATCACCGACGAGACGGGCGGGCGAATCCTGGTTGGTGGACTGAGCGTATTCATCGGACACGGCATCGAGATGGCCGCTCACTACTTCGGAAACGGTGAGTACCGCAACCACTCGCCACGTTCGCTGTTACTACTCCCGTTTAAGCAACTCTTCGCGGTCGCAATACTCCTGTTTGCCGCGATACCGTTCGAGGAATCACCCGGAAGCGACGCGTTCGTCGCAGTCGTCGTCGCGGGGAAATTCCTGTACGACCTGCGAACGCTCCAACTCGAACACGACGATGACAAACGGGGTATCTTCTACCGCCTGTACGGGAGCGAGGAGACCGAAATCCTCCCGGTTCCAGTGTCAGAGCCAACGGGAGAACCCGTACACTGCGACCGGACCAACCGGTGGGTAGCTGTCGCGGACGCACTCTACCGGGGCGTTCGATACACGTTCACCAGTGTAGTGCTCTTATTCTACGCCATCGCCGCAGCACTCGCACTCTTCGGCGGTGATCTGGTTGTTGTGCTGATACCGATCACCGTCGCGGGAGTGTTCGCTGGAGTCAAAGCGATCTCGCGCTACCTCCGGTACGGAACAGTCGAATATCGGTGCTACGGGGATGTTCTCGTCGTGTACGACACTCTCTTAGATGAACCGCAGGCACGTCTCGAACGCGGGGCAGTGACCGACCTGACCATCACCACGGACGCCGTGGATCGACTGTTCGGGACCGAGACGATGGCGTTCGATACAGACGAAGACGACTCCCCCGACGTGCAACTCACAGTTCCCGACCCTGCGGAAATCAACGGCGACGACGCGAACGAGAACCATCCGCTGACGTACCCACACGTCGAGAACCCCGAAGCAGTCGCCGACGCGTTCGGTGTCGCGTGGCGGTTAACGTCCGAATCCGACGAGCGTCGCTAG
- a CDS encoding quinone-dependent dihydroorotate dehydrogenase: MRLLYRILKPALFSLPPETAHGLVHHGLRTVQHTPIEDALATRYRVEDDRLHTEAFGCSFDNPVGVAAGFDKNAEVPDVLGSLGFGHVEVGGVTAEPQDGNARPRMFRLPEDGAIINRMGLNNEGADAVGARLAAGPRADIPVGVNLALSESTDAEDAPADYRYTYEQVADAADYVAVNVSCPNSEGFRDLQNRDSLEAILGGLVDAGADPLLVKLSPDLPDPAVEDALDVVNEYGLDGVVATNTTTDRPAELQNPNRAERGGLSGAPIEERATEMVRFVAERTDVPVVGVGGVASAEDAYAKIRAGASLVQLYTGLVFEGPTLTRDINEGLLTLLERDGFDSIDEAVGADL; the protein is encoded by the coding sequence ATGCGCCTCCTCTATCGGATACTCAAACCAGCACTGTTTTCGCTCCCGCCAGAAACGGCGCACGGACTCGTTCATCACGGACTGCGAACCGTCCAACACACGCCTATCGAGGATGCACTCGCCACGCGGTACCGAGTCGAAGATGACAGGCTTCACACTGAGGCGTTCGGCTGTTCGTTCGACAACCCAGTCGGTGTCGCCGCCGGATTCGACAAGAACGCCGAGGTACCCGACGTGTTGGGTTCGCTCGGCTTCGGACACGTCGAAGTCGGCGGCGTGACGGCCGAACCGCAGGACGGCAACGCCCGCCCGCGCATGTTCCGTCTCCCCGAAGACGGCGCGATAATCAACCGAATGGGGTTGAATAACGAGGGTGCTGACGCTGTCGGCGCGCGTCTCGCCGCAGGGCCGAGAGCGGACATTCCCGTCGGCGTCAACCTCGCCCTCTCGGAGTCCACCGACGCCGAGGACGCGCCCGCGGACTACCGCTACACCTACGAACAGGTCGCAGACGCCGCAGACTACGTCGCGGTCAACGTCTCCTGTCCGAACAGCGAGGGCTTCCGCGACCTCCAGAACCGCGATTCGTTGGAGGCCATCCTCGGTGGACTCGTAGACGCCGGTGCCGACCCCCTCTTGGTGAAGCTCTCACCGGACTTACCCGACCCCGCCGTCGAAGACGCCCTCGACGTTGTCAACGAGTACGGATTGGACGGCGTCGTCGCTACGAACACGACCACCGACCGGCCCGCCGAACTACAGAACCCGAATCGTGCGGAACGCGGCGGCCTCTCCGGTGCGCCCATCGAGGAACGAGCCACCGAGATGGTCCGCTTCGTCGCCGAACGAACCGACGTGCCGGTCGTCGGCGTCGGCGGCGTTGCTTCGGCCGAAGACGCGTACGCGAAGATTCGTGCTGGGGCAAGTCTCGTCCAGTTGTACACTGGCCTCGTCTTCGAGGGGCCGACCCTCACGCGCGACATCAACGAAGGACTCCTCACGCTCCTCGAACGCGACGGGTTCGACTCCATCGACGAAGCCGTCGGTGCCGACCTGTAA